The segment GATGTCGTCATTCTGGACTTCGGGTGATTATACCACCAAAAACAGCACCACAGCCAATGCGAATCACTTGCCGTTACTTTACAGAAGATTCTTTATTATTTCCACCTCCAATGAATGAAGGAGAAGGACTTGCGTGTCGTATATTAAAAGTAGGACCAAGGGGTTCCAAGTTTTTGGGGCCTGTATTAATAGAAGTCCCTCACGTATCCTCACTAAACGAAGGAGAAAGAGAACTTTTTGTTATGAGGTGTAATAACGGGCGGAAATGGATTCCGCATGaatttgaaaactttgaaaCGGAAAGAGAACATGTTTTAAATGTTGCACATGCCATTGAATCCATGAGCATGTCTTCTCCAGAGCCACCTCCTGAAGACCTCACATCTGTAACGAATGTGAGCAAATACGGCTCATCTGCTTATTTAGAATTTCCACCTCAACCTTTGAGGAATTCAGATGCTTTCTTCCATATTCTATCTCACAATTTTCCTCAGTATTTTGCTATTATAAGTCGAGTCCGACAGGATTCTCAAATCATTGGACCAAAAGGAGGTACTCTTAGGTCTTCCATTACCCCAAAAGTTCAAGTTCATTTTCCTCTGAAAGCTGTGGTCAAGGATATTAGGATTGGACTCTCCGTCAAGTCAATTCACGAAGAACTCATTCAGGACTTTCGACTACAAGGAGGATCTACTTCTCCCATGGTCACCATTGAACCCCGCAGACGAAAATTCCACAAGCCTGTCACTGTTTGCATACCACttccagaaaaatttaataaaaagggcTCTGAGACAATAGAAACATGTCTTAAACTAGTTTGCTCAATGTCTGGCAATTTTAACAAAGCCTATTGGGAAGATGTAACGGATACGACTCCTATTGATATTATAGATGGGTGCATTCAATTCACATCTGTTATTTCGGCAAGTTTTTGGCTAATTAATGTACCAAAATGGATGAGCTCAGATGTAATTTTAACCACAGACTCATTGCATAAGAATACAAATCGTGTTCCTTATTGGGTACGGTTCCACGCTTACGCTCGAAAAAGATCCGACGATCATCCAGCAAATGTACAAATAAGAGTTCTTGTTCTCACTGAGGCAGATCGTGGAGTAAGGCCTCTTGAACTACAAgaagattttaaagaaattgcaCGAAGCGATTTTGTGCAAGTTCTAGAAAAAACGGATATTGGTGTCGAATTTGGTGGTAATCTAATCATAATTGAGGGGGAGCCAGACGATTGGAGACGGACATTCCAACCCTTTAGCGATAATAGGCAAGGGTTTGTAATTAAGAGAAGAAAAGTGCACAATCCTTACGGCAAGGGaactattatattcaaaagtttaaatgaGAATACAACCTTATTCGAAACCAAAGTCGACGTTTCAAAGTTCTTATAACCtagacctttttttaaaaaaaaaaaaaagagtctagTGGAAGAGTTTATTTACCTggtgattttattatattaataaagatgtGTTCAAAggactatataatataaatttttaaaataacaattctaTTTGAttgtagaataattaattttaatcgcataggaaaaaatacatttttatatataaacctatataacaaattattattaatgataaacgTTGCCCTTTTTAGATACatgctttttacaaaaatatttatgatctcATTACATACTTGAAcatattgaatgatatttttcaacgCATTTTGAATAACATACAATCAAAAGAGTGGtgataactaatatttaaagattacaCTTGTTTCAAGAACAAATACATATTGAAGCAATCGTTAGCAAACTAATTAATTGTTGTTCGATAAGGTTTAAAACGTGCTACTACCAAGGATAGTTCTGTAGAGCACAAAATCTCCGCCTATGGTCATTTCTTCTACcgcccctccagtccaccccctgtggacgccctttaTGACTTATAACTCgaacttttgtttcttttatgtaAGTATAACAAAAGATCTAAGCTTTTGTGAATAACGTTTTTGAGAGTGAAAGggtgaaaatttttattaaattatatgttctTAGTAAGCATGCCGTGATGATGTcccatcaacaacaaaaatatttattgttaaataaatcaacaaacAATATCAAATcagaaaatgtataatttaaaataaatttacattttttgccaaaaaaaagaatacatttcaTAGCTCATGAATAgcgtttttttaatgattcatttgtaaattgaattatttgcgaacataaaaatatgaaaattgttctgtaaaaacaatttaataaaattacttacatttaagaactcttttaattttataatgtcttaatttaatcacattttataatatgaatacaCCACAAAAGCCATAaaacaacataatttttgtgTATCAAAGGTGGTATTGATATCAACGACTTAAACTAACGTATAATTTTTAGATCTCTGAGGGGTTAAAACTTTCTAGTTAAATAAAGTCCATTCCATATAAAAGCAACAACATATCCGTTCCGAAGAAAACGGTACTCCTATTGGAAATATGTACGTCTAAATTTCGATTTTTAAGCCTCCATTACTACTCTAGGGCATTTATCCAGCCCAGAAACAGAAATATCCTTGTATTATCTTgtgtgttttaaatttttgtttcaccTTCTATGTAagttcttaatttatcattgcctgaggtcaattttttttttctttttgtatgtttttgagAAGTTTTGTGTTATTCACGAACTCTGAAGTAAGTTATCCTGGttacaaataatgttttatgcgtttatattatttatctgtaCGTTCTAACTATGAATATGGAATAGAAAGATATAAGGGCTTGGCTCGACTGACGCGCGAGTCCGctagtaaattgatttaaaaatgcataatatatatatatatatgcattgaaatataattataatacttccCTACACTGATACTGTTTTAAATGAAGTCCTCTCTCCACTGAATAATAGAAATTCATTTTATCCCCCCGAAATCATATAAaaagctgatattaacaatggtcttaattcaggtgtaccatatgtttcgctcccgccttctcctcgcactcttacacaaatcccatttctACTTTTGAGACGTTGATACAAGTTATATCAGGTACTGCATTACGTAGCCAAACGGGCTAGATACATGCCACTCTGCACTTGCCCAACTGattcaaaaattatggaataattCTTCTATTAGAGGGAGATCTTAACACATCCATgccttattaaataatgaacaaaaaagaagaaaaggcaCACGTATCAagcggggtttttttttcatttttttaatccatataCCTAGTTTTTTCCTTACACGCATCCCATCTTTACTCATAGGTTgaataaacaatgaaaataaacattatgggtgatttttaagtaaaatatatatttttaaaagacaaatttgaattcttatttgtactttttattaagtataaattgtgtttcacaggaaaaaaaaatactttcttttggTTCTCCCAAGGTTCaccttattttaaaacaaaagtacttCTACACTAGTCCTCCACCAGTATAAAAATGATCCAATATTTGTGGTACTCAggactattaaattattttatggggctagtaaaaaaataattaaataccccAATTGACTAAGTACTAATTATAACTACGGTGAATGGGAGATGTGGAATTCTGAGTGGAATGTGTcgtgtttgataataatttattaatttgaaaataatctaCCTTCAACagtgtagaaaatttaatattattttctcaaattacTATTTTAGAATAGGAATTCATAGGTATTGTATTGccaaaatatccaattttaatGTTTGGGTAGACAAACACTCCAGGAAAACACTCgagtaaaaataagtaattattgtttattgtaTACATAGATAATACAATTACTTAGTTTTGTATGAAATTTAAGACCTaaagtctataaaaataattgatttttgctttgtttttgcTAATTAAGTTTAGTCAAAGAGCTTTTTGTCAATTTACCCAAAAgttatacattgaaaaaaatagagagtTATTTTTGGGTGAGTTAGATGGTTATTATGAACAATAAAAGAGGGAAATTTAAAGCATAAAACTacagtacaaatatttttgtatacaaattgaTGGTTTTTCTGTgtttatacaagaaaaatatgttcttatgAGAATTGCTCTTATTTGGATTTGACTAAAAAATCTGCATATTCTTTATTCaatgatataatattgaatactaGCAGTCGTACTCGGCATTCGTGGAGTAATTAGgggtcggctaaa is part of the Lepeophtheirus salmonis chromosome 7, UVic_Lsal_1.4, whole genome shotgun sequence genome and harbors:
- the LOC121121565 gene encoding ankyrin-3 isoform X1, whose product is MNSNSNNIHHKNSSYNHTNSSPLISIPMINHAGEDEDDEGGTLEDEDLSISMDGTSSSGVTGTETTKLAKIDFLVSFLVDARGGTMTGCRHSGLRVIIPPKTAPQPMRITCRYFTEDSLLFPPPMNEGEGLACRILKVGPRGSKFLGPVLIEVPHVSSLNEGERELFVMRCNNGRKWIPHEFENFETEREHVLNVAHAIESMSMSSPEPPPEDLTSVTNVSKYGSSAYLEFPPQPLRNSDAFFHILSHNFPQYFAIISRVRQDSQIIGPKGGTLRSSITPKVQVHFPLKAVVKDIRIGLSVKSIHEELIQDFRLQGGSTSPMVTIEPRRRKFHKPVTVCIPLPEKFNKKGSETIETCLKLVCSMSGNFNKAYWEDVTDTTPIDIIDGCIQFTSVISASFWLINVPKWMSSDVILTTDSLHKNTNRVPYWVRFHAYARKRSDDHPANVQIRVLVLTEADRGVRPLELQEDFKEIARSDFVQVLEKTDIGVEFGGNLIIIEGEPDDWRRTFQPFSDNRQGFVIKRRKVHNPYGKGTIIFKSLNENTTLFETKVDVSKFL
- the LOC121121565 gene encoding ankyrin-3 isoform X2, translated to MTGCRHSGLRVIIPPKTAPQPMRITCRYFTEDSLLFPPPMNEGEGLACRILKVGPRGSKFLGPVLIEVPHVSSLNEGERELFVMRCNNGRKWIPHEFENFETEREHVLNVAHAIESMSMSSPEPPPEDLTSVTNVSKYGSSAYLEFPPQPLRNSDAFFHILSHNFPQYFAIISRVRQDSQIIGPKGGTLRSSITPKVQVHFPLKAVVKDIRIGLSVKSIHEELIQDFRLQGGSTSPMVTIEPRRRKFHKPVTVCIPLPEKFNKKGSETIETCLKLVCSMSGNFNKAYWEDVTDTTPIDIIDGCIQFTSVISASFWLINVPKWMSSDVILTTDSLHKNTNRVPYWVRFHAYARKRSDDHPANVQIRVLVLTEADRGVRPLELQEDFKEIARSDFVQVLEKTDIGVEFGGNLIIIEGEPDDWRRTFQPFSDNRQGFVIKRRKVHNPYGKGTIIFKSLNENTTLFETKVDVSKFL